A stretch of the Tannerella serpentiformis genome encodes the following:
- a CDS encoding site-specific integrase — protein MDDMKMKVLLYLKKSSRDRSGKAPIMGRITLGRSIAQFSCKLFCNPDLWNPRESRVDGKSREAVEVNGRLDNLLLAVQSSYQSLLAKGSPFDATDIKEHFQGSVQSRTMLLERFDGLIEDMEEHVGIDIKRESLVLYRQTRMRLQQFIRAKHNASDLTFSQLTEDFVKRFEQFATGEVGLKQSTCYNMVVLVKKVCKLAYREGAADTLLFDNVHVDKGDSRLPKALDREALDMLKALCFDGWEADLETARDVFLFACYTGAAYCDLMALNRGHLVCDDEGALWLKFNRQKTGVLCRVKLLPEALQLMNKLHDESRDTLLPHIHYITYQSHLKALRLRAGITLPFTTHTARHTFATLITLEQGVPIETVSKMLGHSTVRMTERYAKVTPQKLFEEFDRLIAFTEDLHLTI, from the coding sequence ATGGATGACATGAAAATGAAGGTGTTGCTCTACCTCAAAAAGAGCAGTCGCGACAGGTCGGGCAAGGCGCCGATCATGGGACGGATCACGCTGGGGCGTTCCATTGCACAGTTCAGTTGCAAGCTGTTCTGCAATCCCGATTTGTGGAACCCGCGCGAAAGTCGGGTGGACGGGAAGAGCCGTGAGGCGGTCGAAGTCAATGGACGATTGGACAACCTCCTTCTTGCCGTTCAGTCTTCCTATCAGTCCTTGCTTGCCAAGGGATCTCCATTTGACGCAACCGACATCAAGGAGCATTTCCAAGGCAGCGTGCAGAGTCGAACCATGCTTTTGGAGCGGTTTGACGGCCTGATCGAGGATATGGAGGAGCACGTCGGGATAGACATCAAAAGAGAGTCTTTGGTCTTGTATCGTCAGACAAGAATGAGGCTGCAACAGTTCATTCGGGCGAAGCATAACGCTTCGGACTTGACCTTTTCGCAGCTCACGGAAGACTTCGTCAAGCGGTTCGAGCAGTTCGCAACCGGAGAGGTAGGGCTAAAACAAAGCACCTGCTACAACATGGTCGTCCTTGTCAAAAAGGTCTGCAAGCTGGCGTATCGAGAAGGCGCGGCAGACACCTTGTTATTCGACAATGTGCATGTAGACAAGGGAGACAGTCGACTGCCCAAAGCGCTCGATAGGGAAGCGTTGGACATGTTAAAGGCGCTCTGTTTTGACGGCTGGGAGGCTGACTTGGAGACAGCGCGCGATGTGTTTCTTTTCGCCTGTTACACCGGCGCCGCCTATTGCGATCTAATGGCACTGAACCGTGGGCATCTTGTCTGCGACGACGAAGGCGCCCTTTGGCTGAAGTTCAACCGGCAGAAGACGGGTGTCCTCTGCCGTGTAAAGCTGTTGCCCGAGGCCCTTCAACTGATGAACAAATTGCATGATGAATCGAGGGATACGTTGCTTCCTCACATCCATTACATAACCTATCAATCGCATCTGAAAGCCCTCCGACTGCGGGCCGGTATCACGCTGCCCTTCACCACACACACCGCTCGACACACCTTCGCTACGCTCATCACCTTGGAACAGGGCGTGCCCATCGAGACCGTCAGCAAGATGCTTGGACATAGCACAGTGCGCATGACCGAGCGATATGCGAAGGTGACACCGCAGAAGTTATTCGAGGAGTTCGATCGCTTAATCGCCTTCACCGAAGATTTGCACCTAACCATTTAA